The window CCCATGTAAGGAAGGAAGTAGTGATTTAGAATGAGTTAAAAAtgcatttatatatttatggatTGAGTTGGtttttgagagagaatcacATGGGCAAAGCACAAAACACCAAACATTCcttcatttaatatttaaaagaaccGACAGGTGTTCACGAGcctccctttcttttttcttttttctttttcttttataataataatcaaatgtGACCGTCTCTACCAGTTTTCCTCTGCCATCTAACGACTACTTTACCCGTGCTAGCCGGTCCCATCTCCCCCAACGGTCACCTTTTCCTTTCCGTCCTCTTTCTTCACACCTATTAACcttcactatatatatatatatcttcacCATTCACTAACAAATTCATTTCCAATTCCGGTCCCATTTTTGACTTCATATTTCGGACCGCCGGTCTAAAACACAGAGAGAAATCCCCCTCCCCCCCTCAATAGCATGGCCAAGTTTGCTTTGTTTAttactcttctctttttgttttcgccaTTTATTGGCCTCGTTTTCGCTAACGATTCCCCTGCCGCCTCCCCAAAACCTCCTAAAACGCTTCATTCTCCTTCTCCGGCGCATTCTCCGGTTGTTTCGCCGCCGAGTCACACTGTATCTCCGTCTAAATCTCCGGCTGCTTCTCCACCGGTCGTAACTCCGGTAATTTCTCCGGCATTGGCTACCCCACCATCTGTAGCGCCCTCGAAGGCTCCGGCAGCGGTACCTATTTCTTCGCCGAGTGAAAATTCTCCGCTTTCGTCGCCGCCGTCTCCTCTCCCTTTCGATGCTTCTCCGGTTGGGGCTCCAGTGGAACCAGAAATCCCGGCAAATCCGATTTCTGGAGGGTCTCCCGTGGGGACGCCGTCGATATTTCCGTCGAGCAGTAGCCCACCGATGGCTACTCCGACAAGCTTAGCACCGGAAACGGCG of the Cucumis sativus cultivar 9930 chromosome 3, Cucumber_9930_V3, whole genome shotgun sequence genome contains:
- the LOC105435067 gene encoding extensin → MAKFALFITLLFLFSPFIGLVFANDSPAASPKPPKTLHSPSPAHSPVVSPPSHTVSPSKSPAASPPVVTPVISPALATPPSVAPSKAPAAVPISSPSENSPLSSPPSPLPFDASPVGAPVEPEIPANPISGGSPVGTPSIFPSSSSPPMATPTSLAPETAERPGNDASASGKYKIGVEVILSGLSIWAAWAF